The following are encoded together in the Nocardia sp. XZ_19_385 genome:
- a CDS encoding epoxide hydrolase family protein → MTSIRTFRIDIPQADLDDLHDRLARTRWAAQLPGNPSDRGVPVEYLKELAEYWRTEFDWRAQEAALNELPQFVTEIEGLDVHFVHVRSPEPDALPLLLTHGWPNTFVEFTKTVGLLADPRAHGLDSAQAFHVVIPSVPGFAFSEGPREEGMTIKRVARMWVELMARLGYERYGTQGGDLGAYVAPEMAIAAPERVVGVHLDGGIGMPTEADVPTMSADERAEWDMMQQWMSGGVNHHEVLKAAPQTFAQAWTDSPVGLLAWLMRKFDEFTPLADKAEDVMDRDHLLTNISLYWFTNTVASSSWPMYEGLGKAGGFEWPSGQKLVPTGTYGGGSALMRRLAEQDNDIVHWPEGNTGNHFVAMEVPEMHAADIRAFFAKLS, encoded by the coding sequence TCGATCAGAACTTTCCGCATCGACATTCCGCAGGCCGACCTCGATGACCTGCACGACCGGCTTGCTCGGACCCGGTGGGCGGCGCAGCTGCCGGGTAACCCCTCCGATCGTGGGGTGCCGGTCGAGTACCTGAAGGAGCTGGCCGAGTACTGGCGGACCGAGTTCGATTGGCGCGCACAGGAAGCGGCGTTGAACGAGTTGCCGCAGTTCGTGACCGAGATCGAAGGGCTGGACGTGCATTTCGTGCATGTGCGGTCGCCGGAGCCGGACGCGCTGCCGTTGCTCCTGACCCACGGGTGGCCGAACACGTTCGTGGAATTCACGAAAACCGTTGGGCTGCTGGCGGACCCGCGTGCGCACGGACTGGATTCGGCGCAGGCCTTCCACGTGGTGATTCCGTCGGTGCCGGGTTTCGCTTTCTCGGAAGGCCCACGGGAGGAAGGGATGACGATCAAGCGGGTGGCCCGGATGTGGGTGGAGTTGATGGCCCGCCTCGGATACGAGCGCTACGGGACGCAGGGCGGGGATCTAGGTGCTTATGTCGCACCGGAAATGGCGATCGCGGCGCCGGAGAGGGTGGTGGGCGTGCATCTCGACGGCGGCATCGGCATGCCCACCGAGGCGGATGTCCCGACCATGTCCGCCGACGAGCGCGCGGAGTGGGACATGATGCAGCAGTGGATGTCCGGCGGCGTCAATCACCATGAGGTGCTGAAGGCGGCGCCGCAGACGTTCGCGCAGGCGTGGACCGATTCGCCGGTGGGCCTCTTGGCTTGGCTCATGCGGAAATTCGACGAGTTCACGCCGCTGGCCGACAAAGCCGAGGACGTGATGGATCGCGATCACCTGCTGACGAACATCAGCCTGTACTGGTTCACGAATACCGTGGCGTCATCGTCCTGGCCGATGTACGAAGGCCTGGGCAAAGCGGGCGGATTCGAATGGCCCAGCGGACAGAAGCTGGTGCCGACCGGGACCTACGGCGGCGGTTCAGCGCTGATGCGCCGACTTGCCGAGCAGGACAACGACATCGTGCACTGGCCGGAGGGCAACACCGGAAACCACTTCGTGGCGATGGAAGTTCCGGAGATGCATGCCGCCGATATCCGCGCGTTCTTCGCGAAGTTGAGCTAG